One window of Cystobacter fuscus DSM 2262 genomic DNA carries:
- a CDS encoding MATE family efflux transporter, with amino-acid sequence MDAPPRTEAPPAPALGLFRLTWPIFLELMLFMLMGTSDTLMLSGVSDDAVSAVGVVNQYIALCILIMNVVSHGASIVVAQYLGARRSAEAARIAALAITMNLMLGLVVSAALLSLGDFILTHMNLQGPVLAHARDYIRIAGGFIFLQALINVVSALIRTYGFTRQSMYVSLGMNVLHVVCNYALIFGHFGLPAWGVTGAAVSTGVSRATALVVFLWMLYRVMDVRMVARDYVTFSREYSRKILKVGVPAGIEQLTYHSCQTVFLYFVTFLGPAALASRQYAMAVSQYVFLFSLAIGMGTSILVGRLVGAHRPDEAYRRALESLKWAVTLTVLVDLFVILLRQPIVGLFTANVDILQLTSRVLLLSLLLESGRSFNLVLVNALRAAGDAQFAVYMAFVSMVCMSLPLGYLLVFRLQWGLPGIWLAIAADEWTRGTIFWLRWKSRAWEKKSLVEPQEEAVPVALGG; translated from the coding sequence ATGGACGCACCGCCTCGAACGGAAGCCCCGCCGGCGCCGGCGCTGGGACTGTTCCGCCTGACCTGGCCCATCTTCCTGGAACTGATGCTGTTCATGCTGATGGGCACGTCGGACACGCTCATGCTCAGCGGCGTCTCGGACGATGCCGTCTCCGCGGTGGGCGTGGTCAATCAGTACATCGCCCTGTGCATCCTCATCATGAACGTGGTCAGCCACGGCGCCTCCATCGTCGTGGCGCAGTACCTCGGGGCGCGCAGGAGCGCCGAGGCCGCCCGCATCGCCGCCCTGGCCATCACCATGAACCTGATGCTCGGACTCGTGGTGAGCGCGGCGCTGCTGTCGCTCGGCGACTTCATCCTGACGCACATGAACCTGCAGGGCCCGGTGTTGGCCCACGCGCGGGATTACATCCGCATCGCGGGCGGATTCATCTTCCTGCAGGCCCTCATCAACGTCGTCTCCGCCCTCATCCGCACCTACGGCTTCACGCGGCAATCCATGTACGTGTCGCTGGGCATGAACGTGCTGCACGTGGTGTGCAACTACGCGCTCATCTTCGGCCACTTCGGACTGCCGGCGTGGGGAGTGACGGGAGCGGCGGTGTCCACGGGGGTGAGCCGCGCCACCGCGCTCGTCGTCTTCCTGTGGATGCTCTACCGGGTGATGGACGTGCGGATGGTGGCGCGCGACTACGTGACGTTCTCGCGCGAGTACAGCCGCAAGATCCTCAAGGTGGGCGTGCCCGCCGGCATCGAGCAGCTCACCTACCACTCCTGCCAGACGGTGTTCCTGTACTTCGTCACGTTCCTCGGGCCCGCGGCCCTGGCATCCCGGCAGTACGCGATGGCCGTCTCCCAGTACGTCTTCCTGTTCAGCCTGGCCATTGGCATGGGGACCTCCATCCTGGTGGGGCGACTGGTGGGGGCCCACCGGCCGGACGAGGCCTACCGGCGCGCCCTGGAGAGCTTGAAGTGGGCCGTGACGCTCACCGTCCTGGTGGACCTGTTCGTCATCCTGCTGCGCCAGCCAATCGTGGGCCTGTTCACGGCCAACGTGGACATCCTCCAGCTCACCTCGCGGGTCCTCCTGCTGAGCCTGCTGCTGGAGTCCGGACGCTCCTTCAACCTCGTCCTGGTCAACGCCCTGCGCGCCGCGGGCGACGCGCAGTTCGCCGTCTACATGGCCTTCGTCTCCATGGTCTGCATGAGCCTGCCGCTGGGCTATCTGCTCGTCTTCCGCCTGCAATGGGGACTGCCCGGCATCTGGCTGGCCATCGCGGCGGACGAGTGGACGCGCGGCACCATCTTCTGGTTGCGCTGGAAGAGCCGCGCCTGGGAGAAGAAATCACTCGTGGAGCCCCAGGAGGAGGCCGTCCCGGTGGCACTCGGCGGGTGA
- a CDS encoding FHA domain-containing protein, whose product MWSENEGTRVRAAWTPRRRPAPLEAYSAFRAAYGRLRHLADTVQGPAVLGVAVDGRGYVVEAVIVEPGHSLLIGRHTGCGLRLPSDTVSLRQLALYAQSGAPGAAPDIRLWDLNTEQLFLTEDGEPNAAVIAQGLLYAAVEEYALLFLPTRGPSTWSWPERAEEAWEALPPRHFIDQRAPSSDRRRHSRHLRLDGQEYHTNVTRLGPLMLLSGHERPEAAWGSLRLVGAEREEEHHISLARLEQGVLLGRYERCGVVLAQECLGLSRVHLLLVRMGGEVLAIDTASTNGTWRGPVEVQTTALEDSDSLELGESLVLHWRRLPRRSSTLG is encoded by the coding sequence ATGTGGAGCGAGAATGAGGGCACCCGGGTCCGAGCGGCGTGGACGCCCCGGCGGCGACCGGCTCCCCTCGAGGCTTACTCGGCCTTCCGGGCCGCCTATGGCCGGTTGCGGCACCTGGCCGACACTGTCCAGGGGCCGGCGGTGCTCGGGGTGGCGGTGGACGGCCGCGGGTACGTGGTCGAGGCGGTGATTGTCGAGCCCGGCCACTCGTTGCTCATCGGCCGACACACCGGTTGTGGGCTCCGGCTCCCGTCCGACACCGTCTCGTTGCGCCAGCTCGCGTTGTACGCGCAGTCCGGCGCTCCGGGCGCCGCGCCGGACATCCGGCTGTGGGATCTCAACACCGAGCAACTCTTCCTCACCGAGGACGGCGAGCCCAACGCGGCGGTCATCGCCCAGGGCCTGCTCTACGCCGCGGTGGAGGAGTACGCGCTCCTGTTCCTCCCCACCCGTGGGCCCTCCACCTGGTCCTGGCCGGAGCGGGCCGAGGAGGCCTGGGAGGCGCTCCCGCCGCGCCACTTCATCGATCAGCGGGCCCCGTCCTCCGACCGCCGTCGGCATTCGCGCCACCTCCGGCTGGACGGCCAGGAGTACCACACGAACGTCACCCGGCTGGGTCCGCTGATGCTCCTGAGCGGGCACGAGCGGCCCGAGGCCGCCTGGGGCTCGCTGCGGCTGGTGGGCGCGGAGCGCGAGGAGGAGCACCACATCTCCCTGGCGCGCCTGGAGCAGGGCGTGTTGCTGGGCCGCTACGAGCGCTGCGGCGTCGTGCTGGCGCAGGAGTGCCTGGGCCTCTCGCGCGTGCACCTGCTCCTGGTCCGGATGGGCGGGGAGGTGCTGGCCATCGACACCGCCAGCACCAACGGGACCTGGCGCGGTCCCGTCGAGGTCCAGACGACCGCGCTGGAGGACTCGGACAGCCTCGAGCTGGGCGAGTCCCTCGTCCTCCATTGGCGCCGCCTGCCCCGGCGCTCCAGCACCTTGGGTTGA
- a CDS encoding M17 family peptidase N-terminal domain-containing protein, translating to MRLMMKQGWLALGVVLSLGMPFQGLAGDAKTPEKTFDAPMGLKLSVKQIGPVTQVTDLQILCVLKHDPAGDQYIEAMQDFNAKQGGLLSSLRERGEFVGELGETFLYTPPPRSITPKRVLLIGVGEAKDVSLDKLRLVGRIALREAVRLGAKNVSFAPTLRDQGSTVIDVGEGDAAVVEQMLLAYDTEKRLQQQGLAPKFNLSSWVIEAGPKYFEGVTTHVEDAVKAANEQIKQRVDKPYVSATPAPAR from the coding sequence ATGCGTCTCATGATGAAGCAGGGGTGGCTCGCCCTCGGAGTGGTCCTCTCGCTCGGCATGCCATTTCAGGGGCTCGCCGGTGATGCGAAGACACCCGAGAAGACCTTCGATGCGCCGATGGGTCTCAAGTTGTCTGTCAAGCAGATCGGTCCGGTCACCCAGGTCACCGATCTGCAGATCCTCTGTGTGCTGAAGCATGATCCCGCGGGGGACCAGTACATCGAGGCGATGCAGGACTTCAATGCCAAGCAGGGCGGGCTGCTCTCGTCGCTGCGCGAGCGGGGCGAGTTCGTGGGGGAGTTGGGCGAGACCTTCCTCTACACGCCGCCGCCGCGTTCCATCACGCCGAAGCGGGTGCTGCTGATTGGCGTGGGGGAGGCCAAGGACGTGTCGTTGGACAAGCTGCGCTTGGTGGGACGGATCGCGCTGCGCGAGGCCGTGCGCCTGGGGGCGAAGAATGTCTCGTTCGCGCCCACGCTGCGCGACCAGGGGAGCACCGTCATCGACGTGGGCGAGGGGGACGCGGCCGTGGTGGAGCAGATGCTGTTGGCCTACGACACGGAAAAGCGATTGCAGCAGCAGGGCCTGGCGCCCAAGTTCAACCTCTCGTCCTGGGTCATCGAGGCGGGTCCAAAGTATTTCGAGGGGGTCACCACTCACGTGGAGGATGCCGTCAAGGCCGCCAACGAACAGATCAAGCAGCGCGTGGACAAGCCGTACGTGAGCGCGACCCCGGCCCCCGCGCGGTAG
- a CDS encoding glutathione S-transferase family protein has product MKLYAPPLSTAAYKVLAVVHELGLPVTLAPLDLMKGEHKSPAFLAKNPNGKVPVLEEDDGYCVWESNAILCYLAALKPGSGLMPTDARGIAQVQQWLQWQATTLGPSTTEVLMETVYAKMLGREKDEAKYVAGLEKVRRDLGILEGVLAQREFLCGSLTIADFSLVTNLMLRGPMGLELEPFPHVKAWVARLEARESVRKARPPM; this is encoded by the coding sequence ATGAAGCTGTACGCCCCACCGCTTTCCACCGCCGCCTACAAGGTGCTCGCCGTCGTGCACGAGCTCGGCCTGCCCGTCACCCTGGCGCCCCTGGACCTGATGAAGGGCGAGCACAAGTCGCCCGCGTTCCTCGCCAAGAACCCCAACGGCAAGGTGCCCGTCCTGGAGGAGGACGACGGCTACTGTGTCTGGGAGTCCAACGCCATCCTCTGTTACCTGGCGGCCCTCAAGCCCGGCAGTGGACTGATGCCCACGGACGCCCGGGGCATCGCCCAGGTGCAGCAGTGGCTGCAGTGGCAGGCCACCACCCTGGGGCCGTCCACCACGGAGGTGCTGATGGAGACCGTCTACGCGAAGATGCTGGGCCGGGAGAAGGACGAGGCGAAGTACGTGGCCGGCCTGGAGAAGGTCCGCAGGGATCTCGGCATCCTGGAGGGGGTGCTCGCCCAGCGCGAGTTCCTCTGCGGCTCGCTCACGATCGCGGACTTCTCGCTCGTCACCAACCTGATGCTGCGCGGCCCCATGGGACTGGAGCTGGAGCCCTTCCCCCACGTGAAGGCCTGGGTGGCCCGCCTGGAGGCGCGCGAGAGCGTGCGCAAGGCACGCCCCCCGATGTAA
- a CDS encoding amidohydrolase produces MATADLILKNGRIATGNAHQKTSADAVAIQDGRFGAVGSEKDIMAWRGPATRVIDLGGRTVIPGLIDSHIHTIRGGLNYNLELRWDGVPSLADALRKLRAQAQRTPPPQWVRVVGGWNEFQFAERRLPTLEEINAAAPETPVFILYLYGLALLNGAALRAVGYTRDTPNPPGGEIQRDKQGNPTGLLIARPNASILYSTLAKGPKLAYEDQLNSSRHFMRELNRLGLTSVIDAGGGFQNYPEDYKVIEELHARGQLTVRIAYNLFTQHPAQELEDFRKWTATVRPGQGDAFYRLNGAGEMLVFSAADFEDFLEPRPDLPASLEGELEAVVHHLVRSRWPFRLHATYDESISRFLDVFERVDREVPFQGLKWWFDHAETISPRNLERTRALGGGIAIQNRMSFQGEHFIARYGADAAAHSPPIRRMLELGIPVGAGTDATRVSSYNPWVSLYWLITGKTVGGTALYPAANRMSREEALRLYTTGSAWFSGEERDKGIIAEGMLADLAVLSADYFSVPEEQLKHLESVLTLVDGKVVHGTGPFGPLAPPLPPASPDWSPVSLPGGAQGAGASPLHPAGCVHQPPHVHPHAPAGPFGSWNSGCDCFVF; encoded by the coding sequence ATGGCCACCGCGGATCTCATCCTCAAGAATGGTCGTATCGCGACGGGGAACGCACACCAGAAGACGAGCGCGGACGCGGTGGCCATCCAGGACGGCCGCTTCGGCGCCGTCGGAAGCGAAAAGGACATCATGGCCTGGCGGGGGCCGGCCACGCGGGTCATCGACCTGGGCGGCCGCACCGTCATCCCCGGCCTCATCGACTCGCACATCCACACCATCCGGGGCGGGCTGAATTACAACCTGGAGCTTCGCTGGGACGGGGTCCCCTCCCTGGCGGACGCGTTGCGCAAGCTGCGTGCACAGGCCCAGCGGACACCGCCGCCCCAGTGGGTGCGCGTGGTGGGCGGGTGGAACGAGTTCCAGTTCGCCGAGCGGCGGCTGCCCACGCTCGAGGAGATCAACGCCGCGGCGCCCGAGACGCCGGTCTTCATCCTGTATCTGTATGGCCTCGCGCTGTTGAATGGGGCCGCGCTCCGGGCGGTGGGCTATACCCGGGATACTCCCAATCCCCCCGGCGGTGAGATCCAGCGGGACAAGCAGGGCAATCCCACGGGACTGCTCATCGCCAGGCCCAATGCCTCCATCCTCTATTCGACGCTCGCCAAGGGGCCCAAGCTGGCCTACGAGGATCAGCTCAATTCGAGCCGCCACTTCATGCGCGAGCTCAACCGGCTCGGGCTGACGAGTGTCATCGACGCGGGGGGCGGCTTCCAGAACTATCCAGAGGACTACAAGGTGATCGAGGAGTTGCACGCACGCGGGCAGCTCACCGTGCGGATCGCCTACAACCTCTTCACGCAGCACCCCGCCCAGGAACTGGAGGACTTCCGCAAGTGGACGGCCACGGTGCGGCCGGGCCAGGGAGATGCCTTCTACCGGCTCAATGGCGCCGGAGAGATGCTGGTCTTCTCGGCCGCGGACTTCGAGGACTTCCTCGAGCCGAGGCCGGATCTGCCCGCCTCGCTCGAGGGAGAGCTCGAGGCGGTGGTGCACCACCTGGTCCGGAGCCGCTGGCCCTTCCGGTTGCACGCCACCTATGACGAGTCCATCTCGCGCTTCCTGGACGTCTTCGAGCGGGTGGACCGGGAGGTGCCCTTCCAGGGCCTCAAGTGGTGGTTCGATCACGCGGAGACCATCTCGCCGCGCAACCTCGAGCGCACGCGGGCGCTCGGAGGGGGCATCGCCATCCAGAACCGGATGTCCTTCCAGGGCGAGCACTTCATCGCGCGTTATGGCGCGGACGCCGCGGCCCATTCACCCCCCATCCGGCGGATGCTCGAGCTGGGCATTCCCGTCGGCGCGGGAACCGACGCCACCCGGGTCTCCAGCTACAACCCCTGGGTCTCGCTGTACTGGCTCATCACCGGCAAGACCGTGGGAGGCACCGCGCTCTACCCCGCTGCCAACCGCATGAGCCGGGAGGAAGCCTTGCGGCTGTATACCACCGGAAGCGCCTGGTTCTCCGGCGAGGAGCGGGACAAGGGCATCATCGCCGAGGGGATGCTGGCGGATCTCGCGGTGCTCTCCGCCGACTACTTCTCGGTGCCGGAGGAGCAGCTCAAGCACCTCGAGTCGGTCCTGACGCTCGTGGACGGCAAGGTCGTCCATGGCACGGGCCCTTTCGGCCCCCTCGCACCGCCCCTGCCCCCCGCGAGCCCGGATTGGTCTCCCGTGTCCCTGCCCGGAGGCGCACAGGGCGCGGGCGCCTCCCCGCTCCATCCCGCGGGATGCGTGCATCAGCCTCCTCACGTGCATCCTCATGCGCCGGCCGGCCCCTTCGGGTCATGGAACAGCGGCTGTGACTGCTTCGTCTTCTGA
- a CDS encoding antibiotic biosynthesis monooxygenase, with product MNEVMVREGDGEPVKIVMERRVKPGARHAFSQWVKELMAAAARSPHHQGSSVFMAGEDDYFILLRFANQAELERWRSSPETVELLGRGDTHATAPGQALVQSGLETWFTIPGRPSPQLPPPRWKMALVTWLALLPQALLLGLIMPTQLPYLVRVSLSTALPVAMLTWVLMPRLTKLLYRWLYAHSTRPAP from the coding sequence ATGAACGAGGTGATGGTCCGCGAGGGCGACGGGGAGCCCGTGAAGATCGTGATGGAGAGACGCGTCAAGCCCGGCGCGCGGCACGCCTTCTCCCAGTGGGTCAAGGAGTTGATGGCGGCGGCGGCCCGCTCACCCCACCATCAGGGCTCGAGTGTGTTCATGGCGGGAGAGGACGACTACTTCATCCTCTTGCGCTTCGCGAACCAGGCGGAGCTCGAGCGGTGGCGCTCGTCACCGGAGACGGTGGAGTTGCTGGGCCGGGGAGACACGCACGCCACCGCTCCGGGACAGGCCCTCGTCCAGAGCGGCCTGGAGACGTGGTTCACCATTCCGGGACGGCCCTCGCCCCAGCTGCCGCCCCCCAGGTGGAAGATGGCACTGGTGACCTGGCTCGCGCTGCTTCCCCAGGCCCTGCTGCTGGGACTCATCATGCCCACGCAGCTGCCCTACCTGGTGAGGGTGTCGCTTTCGACGGCCCTGCCCGTGGCGATGCTGACGTGGGTGCTCATGCCGCGCCTGACGAAGCTGCTCTACCGGTGGCTCTATGCGCACTCCACGCGGCCCGCCCCCTGA
- a CDS encoding glycoside hydrolase family 19 protein — MWRQGLRGFAKTFLSAAAVVSSLGMGLAAQDAAAACRGNWAEGTAYNVGDGVSYNGGKYSALVSHTACVGCGWNPVAAPSLWKTGGDCGTTTPPPTDPPPPTGSGIAAILSESTFNSMFPGRGPFYTYSALVAAANTFPGFATTGDITARKREVAAFLANIAHETGGLVYVEEINKSVMCDTSWGPPGCGCAPGKMYYGRGPIQLSWNGNYCAAGNALGVDLKNDPDRVARDATIAWRTGFWFWMTQAGAGSRPAHDSIVNGYGFGQTIMSINGALECYGRNPGQVQSRVNNYLNFTSKLGVDPGGNTGC; from the coding sequence ATGTGGCGACAGGGACTGCGTGGTTTTGCGAAGACTTTCTTGTCCGCGGCGGCGGTGGTCTCGTCGTTGGGGATGGGACTTGCCGCGCAAGACGCGGCCGCGGCGTGTCGAGGCAACTGGGCCGAGGGAACGGCCTACAACGTCGGTGACGGGGTGAGCTACAACGGCGGCAAGTACTCGGCGCTCGTTTCGCATACCGCCTGCGTGGGTTGCGGCTGGAACCCCGTCGCGGCACCGTCGCTGTGGAAGACGGGCGGCGATTGCGGCACTACCACCCCGCCGCCCACGGATCCCCCTCCCCCCACGGGCTCGGGCATCGCCGCCATCCTGAGCGAGTCCACGTTCAACTCGATGTTCCCCGGCCGCGGCCCCTTCTACACCTACTCGGCCCTGGTGGCCGCGGCGAACACCTTCCCCGGCTTCGCCACCACGGGTGACATCACCGCGCGCAAGCGCGAGGTGGCCGCCTTCCTCGCCAACATCGCCCACGAGACCGGTGGCCTCGTGTACGTCGAGGAGATCAACAAGAGCGTCATGTGCGACACCAGCTGGGGCCCTCCGGGCTGCGGCTGCGCGCCGGGCAAGATGTACTACGGCCGTGGCCCCATCCAGTTGTCGTGGAACGGCAACTACTGCGCCGCGGGCAACGCGCTCGGCGTGGACCTCAAGAACGACCCCGACCGGGTCGCGCGCGATGCCACCATCGCCTGGCGCACCGGCTTCTGGTTCTGGATGACCCAGGCGGGCGCGGGCTCCCGGCCGGCGCATGACTCCATCGTCAACGGCTACGGCTTCGGCCAGACCATCATGAGCATCAACGGCGCCCTCGAGTGCTATGGCCGCAACCCCGGCCAGGTGCAGAGCCGCGTGAACAACTACCTGAACTTCACGAGCAAGCTCGGCGTGGACCCCGGCGGCAACACCGGCTGCTGA